In Leopardus geoffroyi isolate Oge1 chromosome D1, O.geoffroyi_Oge1_pat1.0, whole genome shotgun sequence, a single window of DNA contains:
- the LOC123600506 gene encoding olfactory receptor 5D13-like, translating to MPLFLVFLTIYAVTVVGNLGMIMIIQINPKLHTSMYFFLSHLSLVDFCYSTVVTPKLLENLVVEDRTISFTGCIMQFFFACIFVVTETFMLAVMAYDRFVAVCNPLLYTVVMSQKLCSLLVGASYSWGIVCSLTLTYFLLKLSFKGNNIINNFVCEHAAIISVSCSDPYMSQKIILISATFNEISSLVVILLSYVSIFITVMKMPSTGGRHKAFSTCASHLTAITIFHGTILFLYCVPNSKSSWLMVKVASVFYTVVIPMLNPLIYSLRNKDVKETVKKLINTNYCDT from the coding sequence ATGCCCCTGTTCCTGGTATTCCTGACCATCTACGCAGTCACTGTTGTGGGAAATCTGGGCATGATCATGATTATCCAGATCAATCCCAAACTCCACACCTCCATGTACTTTTTTCTCAGCCATTTATCTTTGGTTGATTTCTGTTACTCTACAGTAGTCACGCCCAAACTATTAGAAAACTTGGTTGTGGAAGACAGAACCATCTCCTTCACAGGCTGCATCATGCAATTCTTCTTTGCGTGCATATTCGTGGTGACAGAAACCTTCATGTTGGCCGTGATGGCATATGACCGATTTGTGGCAGTTTGTAACCCTCTTCTGTACACAGTTGTCATGTCTCAGAAGCTTTGTTCCTTGTTGGTGGGTGCATCATACTCCTGGGGTATAGTGTGTTCCCTGACTCTTACTTACTTCCTactgaaattatccttcaaaggAAATAATATCATAAATAACTTTGTCTGTGAGCATGCCGCCATCATCTCTGTGTCCTGCTCTGATCCCTACATGAGCCAGAAGATTATTTTAATCTCTGCCACATTCAATGAAATAAGCAGCCTGGTGGTCATTCTGCTCtcctatgtttccatttttatcactGTCATGAAGATGCCTTCCACTGGGGGGCGCCACAAGGCCTTCTCCACATGTGCTTCCCACCTGACCGCTATCACAATCTTCCATGGGACCATACTGTTTCTGTATTGTGTTCCCAACTCCAAAAGTTCATGGCTCATGGTCAAGGTGGCTTCTGTCTTTTACACTGTGGTCATCCCCATGCTGAACCCACTGATCTATAGCCTCAGGAACAAAGATGTGAAGGAGACAGTCAAGAAGTTAATCAATACAAATTATTGTGACACATAA